From the Simplicispira suum genome, the window CAGTACTACGGTTTTGATAGCTGACAGCGCTTGTCCATCAAGCGCTAGAGCCCTATTTTGCCTGAGAAATCACTGTATTTTCAATCAGCCTGTCGTCGCCCAGCACGATCATGGCAAACAGCAATTCTTCCAGATTGCGCGCCTGCGCCGTGCGGCGCGCGAGCAGTGGCGTCGCCTGCGGATTCAGCACCACAAAGTCGCCCTCGCAGCCGGGCTGCAGATTGCCGATGACGCCGGCCAGGCCCAGCGCCTCTGCCGCGCCCGCCGTGTGCCGCCACCAAAGCGTGGACGGCGGCAGCGATACGCCCTCTTTGTTCTGCCCCTCCCGCCCGACGTAGTAGGCCGCCATCATGGTCTGGAAGGGAGAAAAGCTGGTGCCACCGCCCACGTCGCTGGCCAGGCCGTAGCGAAAGCCCGCCGTGTCGGCCTGCGCAAAGTCGAAAAAACCACTGCCGAGGAACAAATTGCTTGTGGGGCTGACTGCCGCCGCCGTTTGCCGTTCACGCATCAGCGCACGGTCTGCTTCGTCCAGGTGAATGCAGTGCGCGTACACCGCACGCTCGCGCATCAGGCCGAAGTCGTCGTACACCGCCAGGTAGCTGCGCGAGCGCGGGAACAGCTCGCGCACCCAGCGCACTTCGTCCAGGTTTTCGGCCACATGCGACTGGATCCACACGTCCGGATGGCGCGCCGCCAGTTCGCCCGCGCC encodes:
- the guaD gene encoding guanine deaminase, which produces MHIYRSALLRFDAQGAPLYDEDGLLAIAPDAEGRQRVQAAGAWQALHGQFAGQPVTQLPGRIIAPGFVDMHIHFPQTDIIGSPAEGLLPWLEQYTFPEESRFHADTHGAQVAEFFIDELLRNGVTTALAFATSHPQSVDALMREAQRRSLRLICGKVLQDRHSPDGVRDATEQSLLDSESLIARWHGVDRLGYAITPRFAPTSTPEQLRGAGELAARHPDVWIQSHVAENLDEVRWVRELFPRSRSYLAVYDDFGLMRERAVYAHCIHLDEADRALMRERQTAAAVSPTSNLFLGSGFFDFAQADTAGFRYGLASDVGGGTSFSPFQTMMAAYYVGREGQNKEGVSLPPSTLWWRHTAGAAEALGLAGVIGNLQPGCEGDFVVLNPQATPLLARRTAQARNLEELLFAMIVLGDDRLIENTVISQAK